The Drechmeria coniospora strain ARSEF 6962 chromosome 02, whole genome shotgun sequence genome has a segment encoding these proteins:
- a CDS encoding putative aminopeptidase y protein, which yields MKLLLAVLWASPLFTAATASRPLTAEAVEGDITWNGSVGLISSLLSPSTADSLSRSLQNVLWNFNHIAKNNGGNRAFGLPGYLASRDFVLERVQGRFGKHLKTEVQEFNHTFETMKSITLTGPDGRDVPVLPLLFSNATPLPGGLTASLIDTPVNDGRGSGCFEDQWKGIDATGKIALVKRGVCPFADKLKLAEAHGAVALIVYDAEPPKSKPATPAGKNEGADDAHGGHGHDGVDDAGKKIPIAVIAHETGLAWKKRLEAGGDVRVKLIVDSISEPRKCWNVISETLEGDPNNVILLGAHLDSVQAGPGINDDGSGSAALLEIVGSFKKFKGFPNKVRFAWWGAEESGLVGSLYYTSKLSESEADKIRFYFNYDMIGSPNASYAVYRDNDADLVGAAPLVEHLRKNNKPAEYRPFGSSSDYVGFLRLGIPSSGIFTGAGGTADPCYHKPCDDLNNINKEAMLANTKAAAYVAAKFALSLEGVPARNKTKANPRPKREMHAGGGGGGGGGGSERRKNGRQTNTAEIYEMPRGLSRERREKMAERCDGTRMKPATTTTPMSMAVMVGTTKTCALNLCGTIQEGYKQIYHGTCCLQMHLGFMLTTRTAVTAGAAVTAGAAVTAGAAVTAEAAVTAEAAMSTRVTTGQMAVTYALV from the exons ATgaagctcctcctcgctgtGCTCTGGGCGTCGCCCCTTTtcacggccgcgacggcctcgaggccgctgACCGCCGAGGCGGTGGAGGGGGACATAACCTGGAACGGGTCCGTTGGCCTCATCTCTTCCTTGCTCTCGCCGTCAACCGCTGACTCTCTTTCCCGCAGCCTCCAAAACGTGCTGTGGAACTTTAACCATATTGCGAAAAACAATGGCGGCAATCGGGCCTTTGGCTTGCCCGGCTACCTCGCTTCGAGGGACTTTGTCCTCGAGCGAGTGCAGGGACGGTTCGGCAAGCACCTCAAGACCGAAGTTCAAGAGTTCAATCACACCTTTGAGACGATGAAAAGCATCACCCTGACAGGCCCGGATGGCCGTGACGTTCCCGTCCTGCCGCTACTCTTCAGCAACGCTACGCCTCTGCCGGGCGGCCTCACGGCATCGCTCATCGACACGCCCGTAAACGATGGCCGCGGCTCGGGATGCTTCGAGGACCAATGGAAAGGCATCGACGCGACGGGAAAGATTGCCCTCGTCAAGCGTGGCGTCTGCCCCTTTGCCGACAAGctcaagctcgccgaggcgcaCGGTGCCGTGGCCCTCATCGTCTACGACGCGGAGCCGCCAAAGAGCAAGCCGGCGACTCCCGCGGGAAAGAATGAAGGAGCAGATGACgcccacggcggccacggacacgacggcgtcgacgatgctggcAAGAAGATCcccatcgccgtcatcgcccacGAGACCGGCTTGGCATGGAAGAAGCGGCTCGAGGCGGGGGGGGATGTCCGGGTGAAGCTGATTGTCGACTCGATTTCCGAGCCGAGGAAATGCTGGAACGTCATCTCGGAGACGCTCGAGGGCGACCCGAACAACGTCATCCTTCTCGGCGCCCACCTCGACAGCGTTCAAGCGGGCCCCGGCATCAACGACGACGGTAGTGGCTCCGCCGCGCTGCTGGAAATAGTTGGCTCTTTCAAAAAGTTCAAGGGCTTCCCGAACAAGGTTCGCTTCGCCTGGTGGGGAGCGGAAGA GAGCGGCCTTGTAGGATCTCTCTACTACACGTCCAAGCTGAGCGAATCCGAGGCCGACAAGATTCGCTTCTACTTCAACTACGACATGATTGGCAGCCCAAACGCCAGCTACGCCGTCTACAGGGACAACGACGcggacctcgtcggcgccgctccGCTGGTCGAGCATCTTCGGAAGAACAACAAACCGGCCGAGTATCG GCCATTTGGAAGCTCGTCCGACTACGTCGGCttcctccgcctcggcatccCGAGCAGCGGCATCTTCACGGGCGCCGGCGGAACCGCCGACCCTTGCTACCACAAGCCCTGCGACGACCTCAACAACATCAACAAGGAGGCCATGCTGGCCAACACCAAGGCGGCCGCGTACGTGGCCGCCAAATTCGCTCTCAGCCTCGAGGGTGTGCCGGCGAGAAACAAGACCAAGGCCAACCCAAGGCCGAAGAGGGAG ATGCatgcaggcggcggcggcggcggcggcggcggcggttcgGAACGGAGGAAGAATGGACGTCAGACGAACACGGCTGAGATTTACGAAATGCCCCGAGGCTTGTCGCGCGAGCGTCGAGAGAAGATGGCCGA GAGATGCGATGGAACGAGAatgaagccggcgacgacgacgacgcccatgtCCATGGCGGTCATGGTCGGCACGACGAAGACATGCGCCTTGAATCTCTGTGGAACCATCCAAGAGGGCTACAAACAAATTTACCATGGCACTTGCTGCCTGCAAATGCATTTGGGCTTCATGCTGACCACGCGGACCGCCGTGAccgccggagccgccgtgactgccggagccgccgtgactgccggagccgccgtgactgccgaggccgccgtgaCTGCCGAGGCTGCCATGTCTACCAGAGTCACGACGGGCCAGATGGCCGTCACTTACGCCTTGGTGTGA
- a CDS encoding Cyclin PHO80-like protein, with protein sequence MTTEQRTDEQAEAPRPPSKEPTGTDDATADEHDLFKLAPLEALKLLSASVELLVHLTGDIPPTPPPTKPSNPQMSDMQAEKENIVRSRSEKNLARLRQQHEQERQVVLPKRRHDDEDDAHVHGGHGRHDDDRHDDDRHDDDRHGQPNARRQSRSQNGHVPPAAAAAHAGCQQDAERKDKQEIDGVYLRQRSPATPTAAAEIVPVPETAAETGSERPQRPPEPYVIVGADSQPLNLQHGAITRKFYSKKEPPITINQYLLRLHQFCPMSTAVYLATSLYIHRLAVEERAIPVTRRNAHRLVLAGLRVAMKALEDLSYPHAKIAKVGGVSDVELARLEISFCFLAGFELVVGEEPLYRHWETLRDGMGQKVPKMMDVSSMSIRRRPREVPATG encoded by the coding sequence atgacgacggagcaacggacggacgagcaggccgaggcgccgaggccgccgtcgaaggaACCGACGGGCACAGACgacgcgacggccgacgagcacgacctGTTCAAGCTCGCGCCCCTCGAGGCCCTCAAGCTGCTCAGCGCGAgcgtcgagctgctcgtccACCTGACGGGCGACAttccgccgacgccgccgccgacgaagccgtcgaaCCCGCAGATGAGCGACATGCAGGCGGAAAAGGAGAACATTGTGCGGTCGCGGTCGGAAAAGAACCTCGCGCGGCTACGGCAGCAGCACGAGCAGGAGCGGCAGGTGGTGCTGCCGAAGcgacggcacgacgacgaagatgatGCCCATgtccacggcggccatggtcggcacgacgacgaccggcacgacgacgaccggcacgacgacgaccggcaCGGCCAGCCAAACGCGAGACGCCAGAGTCGCAGCCAGAACGGCCATGTgccccccgccgccgccgccgcccatgccgGGTGCCAGCAGGACGCCGAGCGAAAGGACAAGCAGGAGATTGACGGCGTCTACCTCCGGCAACGTTCCcccgcgacgccgacggccgcggccgagattgtgcccgtgcccgagacggcggccgagacggggTCGGAGCGCCCGCAGCGCCCGCCCGAGCCGtacgtcatcgtcggcgccgactcgCAGCCGCTCAACCTCCAGCACGGCGCCATCACGCGCAAGTTTTACAGCAAAAAGGAGCCGCCCATCACCATCAACCAGTACCTCCTGCGGCTGCACCAGTTCTGCCCCATGAGCACGGCCGTCTACCTCGCCACCTCGCTCTACATCCaccggctcgccgtcgaggagcgcgCCATCCCCGTCACGAGACGCAACGCCCaccggctcgtcctcgccggcctccgCGTCGCCAtgaaggcgctcgaggaccTCTCGTACCCGCACGCCAAGATTGCAaaggtcggcggcgtcagcgacgtcgagctcgcgcggCTCGAGATCAGCTtctgcttcctcgccggcttcgagctcgtcgtcggcgaggagccgCTCTACCGGCACTGGGAGACGCTGCGCGACGGCATGGGCCAGAAGGTGCCCAAGATGATGGACGTGTCCAGCATGAGCatccgacgccggccgcgcgaggtgccggcgacggggtAG
- a CDS encoding thiamine pyrophosphate enzyme, whose amino-acid sequence MALLPRARLLPTLWRCRPSSRTAQLLPAGLVAARSSSSSTPPTSLRRPSLALPSTARSVPARQASTSTSSAMAADASNMYTASFAFFEAIWEAGITHCFVNLGSDHPSIIEAMVKGQREARAKFPRIITCPNEMVAMSMADGYARLTGKPQCVIVHVDVGTQGLGAAVHNASTGRAPVFVFAGLSPFTIDGELRGSRTEFIHWIQDVPDQKQIVSQYCRYAAEIKTGTNVKQMVNRALQFAKSDPQGPVYLCGAREVMEADIEPYSLKQAEWDPVQLGGLPRNAADRIADALAGAKRPVLVTAYGGRNHKFPGAVVELADTVRGLQVVDCGGSDMCFPADHPAWRGLRFGVDDIIEKADVILVVDCDVPWIPTRCKPRPDAKIFHVDVDPLKQQMPLFYIEAAARYRADALLSVEQIQASLRTGDAAAKLAANDNAEGARRREREYDALKADIAERAKPLDDGSFGTGYLSRTLKRLCPEDTLWAVEAVTNTGFAHDNIQPTQPGSWINCGGGGLGWSGGGALGIKLATDAENDGEGKFVVQIVGDGTYLFTVPGSVYWISGRYNIPVLTIVLNNKGWHAPRRSLLLVHPDGLGSKASNDEANISFDPTPDYSGIAKAAADGQIHAARVKEASELEGVLREAIAKVKAGQTAVVDVQVVPGC is encoded by the exons ATGGCCCTCCTCCCGCGCGCGAGATTGCTCCCGACCCTCTGGAGGTGTCGTCCGAGCAGCCGCACGGCCCAGCTCCTcccggccggcctcgtcgccgctcgcagctcctcgtcctcgacgcccccgacgagcctccgccgcccgtcgctcgccctcccgtcgacggcccggAGCGTCCCGGCGAGGCAAGCGTCGACCTCAACCTCGTctgccatggcggccgatgCCAGCAACATGTACACGGCCTCGTTTGCCTTCTTCGAGGCCATCTGGGAGGCCGGCATCACCCACTGCTTCGTCAACCTCGGCTCCGACCACCCGAGCATCATCGAAGCCATGGTCAAGGGCCAGCGAGAGGCCCGCGCCAAGTTTCCGCGCATCATCACCTGCCCCAACGAG ATGGTTGCCATGTCCATGGCCGACGGCTACGCGAGGCTCACGGGCAAGCCCCAGTGCGTCATCGtccacgtcgacgtcggcacccagggcctcggcgccgccgtccacaacgcctcgaccggccgcgcccccgtcttcgtcttcgccggCCTCTCGCCCTtcaccatcgacggcgagctccgCGGCAGCCGCACCGAGTTCATCCACTGGATCCAGGACGTTCCCGATCAGAAGCAGATCGTCTCCCAGTACTGCCGCTACGCCGCCGAGATCAAGACGGGCACCAACGTCAAGCAGATGGTCAACCGCGCCCTCCAGTTCGCCAAGTCGGATCCCCAGGGCCCCGTCTACCTCTGCGGCGCCCGCGAGGTCATGGAGGCCGACATCGAGCCCTACTCGCTCAAGCAGGCCGAGTGGGATCCTGTtcagctcggcggcctccCCCGTAACGCCGCCgaccgcatcgccgacgccctcgccggcgccaagcgtcccgtcctcgtcaccgcctACGGCGGCAGGAACCACAAGTtccccggcgccgtcgtcgagctcgccgacacCGTCCGGGGCCTTCAGGTCGTCGActgcggcggcagcgacatGTGCTTCCCTGCCGACCACCCGGCCTGGCGGGGCCTGCgcttcggcgtcgatgaCATCATCGAAAAGGCcgacgtcatcctcgtcgtcgactgcgaCGTGCCCTGGATCCCGACGCGCTGCAAGCCGCGCCCCGACGCCAAGATCTTCCACGTCGACGTGGACCCTCTGAAGCAGCAGATGCCCCTCTTCTAcatcgaggccgccgcgaggTACCGTGCCGACGCGCTGCTGTCGGTCGAGCAGATCCAGGCCTCCCTCCGCAccggcgacgcggccgccaagCTCGCGGCCAACGAcaacgccgagggcgcccgGAGGCGAGAGCGGGAATACGACGCGCTCAAGGCCGACATCGCCGAGCGCGCCAagcccctcgacgacggcagcttcGGCACCGGCTACCTGTCGAGGACGCTCAAGCGGCTCTGCCCCGAGGACACGCTgtgggccgtcgaggccgtcaccAACACGGGCTTCGCCCACGACAACATTCAGCCGACGCAGCCCGGCTCGTGGATCaactgcggcggcggcggcctcggctggtccggcggcggcgccctcggcatcaAGCTGGCCACGGACGCCGagaacgacggcgagggcaagttTGTCGTGCAGattgtcggcgacggcacctaTCTCTTCACCGTCCCCGGCAGCGTCTATTGGATTTCGGGACGGTACAACATTCCCGTGCTGACCATTGTCCTCAACAACAAAG GCTGGCACGCGCCCCGGCGctcgctgctgctcgtccacCCCGACGGCCTGGGCTCCAAGGCGTccaacgacgaggccaacATCTCGTTTGACCCGACGCCCGACTACTCCGGCATcgccaaggcggccgccgacggccagatcCACGCCGCTCGCGTCAAGGAGGCGTCGGAGCTGGAAGGCGTGCTGAGGGAGGCCATtgccaaggtcaaggccggccaaacggccgtcgtcgacgtccaggTCGTGCCCGGGTGCTAG